From the Photobacterium sp. GJ3 genome, one window contains:
- the argE gene encoding acetylornithine deacetylase, producing the protein MLSYLSILQKLISFDSTSSKSNLDLIDWIQAFLSEHDINPTIIYNQEKTKANLFAHIGPEKEGGIVLSGHTDVVPAVEPDWNSNPFEMSIRDGLVYGRGTCDMKGFIAVVLYNIAKLNHNELTAPLYLIFSYDEEVGCIGIHSALDYLRQNNIHPDLAIIGEPSMMNTINGHKGKISVQCHVKGTCGHSSDAPNQVNAIEYAAKAIVKISEQAERFKTEGPYDHDYTVPHNTMLTTMISGGVATNITPEDCAFRFEIRHLPETQPLHVLQKLYDDIDTQLTPGMKAVDPKCGFTWRTQFNYPGMSDACSSDAFMKLNPLFSKPSGKVSYGTEGGSFESINGIPSIICGPGSINEAHKPNEYISLEQLERCDEFVQKLFRLMSTPG; encoded by the coding sequence ATGTTAAGCTATCTATCCATTTTACAGAAGCTGATTAGCTTTGACTCGACAAGTTCGAAAAGCAACCTGGACCTCATTGACTGGATCCAAGCTTTCCTTTCTGAGCATGACATAAACCCGACCATCATTTACAACCAGGAGAAAACGAAGGCTAACCTGTTCGCCCATATCGGGCCAGAGAAGGAAGGCGGAATCGTGCTGTCTGGGCATACGGATGTGGTACCAGCCGTTGAGCCCGACTGGAACAGCAACCCTTTCGAGATGAGCATTCGTGATGGCTTGGTCTATGGACGGGGGACCTGTGACATGAAGGGGTTCATTGCCGTTGTCCTTTACAACATCGCCAAACTGAATCACAACGAACTTACAGCACCGCTATATCTCATATTCTCATATGATGAAGAGGTTGGCTGTATTGGTATCCACAGTGCCCTTGATTACCTCAGACAGAATAACATCCACCCGGATCTGGCTATTATTGGCGAGCCCTCCATGATGAATACCATCAACGGCCACAAAGGAAAAATCAGCGTTCAATGCCATGTAAAGGGCACCTGCGGCCATTCTTCGGACGCCCCCAACCAGGTCAATGCCATAGAGTATGCCGCGAAAGCTATCGTCAAAATTAGCGAGCAAGCTGAACGATTCAAGACCGAGGGCCCGTATGATCATGACTACACCGTTCCTCATAATACGATGCTCACTACGATGATATCTGGCGGTGTTGCAACCAATATCACACCTGAGGACTGCGCGTTTCGTTTCGAGATCCGCCATCTGCCAGAAACCCAACCTTTGCACGTGCTTCAGAAGCTCTACGATGATATTGACACTCAGTTGACACCAGGCATGAAAGCAGTCGATCCAAAGTGTGGTTTTACATGGCGTACTCAGTTCAACTATCCAGGGATGTCCGACGCTTGCAGTTCAGACGCTTTCATGAAACTCAACCCGCTGTTCAGCAAACCAAGTGGGAAGGTATCCTATGGTACTGAAGGAGGGTCGTTTGAGAGCATCAACGGAATACCGAGCATTATTTGTGGCCCGGGCAGCATCAACGAGGCTCACAAGCCCAACGAGTATATCTCTCTGGAACAGCTTGAACGCTGTGATGAGTTCGTTCAAAAGCTATTCAGGCTCATGAGCACACCAGGATAA
- a CDS encoding MurR/RpiR family transcriptional regulator → MNILNSAIHETESLKGVNQSIWNYLQVNKVEVAFMTISEFSQSAGCSLSSINRFVKAIGFAGYNEFQKQLQAEVKVQFQPMNITKEIIKGDGCILHDIIASDMRIIESVNTIENQIKIDDWCNKISNSDTIYIHSSRSSYSLAYYIHFLLKNFIKNVILLDDSHSNLSNSLQFVSSNDILISFSFSRYTKQTVDVATYFSELNCNVLAVTDSFQSPISMKKENTMVIENVSGTFTFAAPMIIANVLVSTLAKNNRTTYEERMKQQVKLAEHLNTYN, encoded by the coding sequence ATGAACATTTTGAATTCTGCTATACATGAAACTGAGTCACTGAAGGGAGTGAATCAATCCATCTGGAATTACCTTCAGGTAAATAAGGTTGAGGTCGCGTTCATGACGATCAGTGAGTTTAGCCAATCAGCGGGATGCAGCCTTTCCAGCATTAACCGGTTTGTGAAAGCTATTGGGTTTGCTGGATATAACGAATTTCAAAAGCAGCTACAGGCCGAAGTTAAAGTTCAATTTCAACCCATGAATATTACGAAAGAAATTATTAAAGGAGATGGATGCATATTACATGATATTATCGCTAGTGATATGAGAATTATCGAGTCAGTTAATACGATTGAAAACCAGATCAAGATAGACGACTGGTGCAACAAAATAAGCAATTCTGATACGATATATATCCATAGTTCCAGGAGCTCATACTCACTGGCCTATTATATCCATTTCCTACTAAAAAATTTCATTAAAAATGTTATATTGCTTGATGACTCTCATTCAAATTTATCTAACTCATTACAATTCGTCAGCAGCAATGATATTTTGATTTCTTTCAGCTTTAGCCGATATACCAAGCAGACCGTTGATGTGGCAACGTATTTTTCGGAATTAAATTGCAACGTACTGGCAGTTACGGACTCCTTCCAGTCGCCTATTTCCATGAAAAAAGAGAATACCATGGTCATCGAGAATGTTTCCGGAACATTTACTTTCGCAGCACCGATGATTATCGCAAACGTTCTCGTTTCTACTTTAGCAAAAAATAACAGAACGACCTACGAAGAGCGAATGAAACAACAGGTAAAACTTGCTGAACATCTGAATACATACAACTAA
- a CDS encoding helix-turn-helix domain-containing protein has translation MTKDVDLKETRYRAPALDRGLDILEVLAKQSGGLTRTELVSELGVSASQIYRMLERLVARGYVNRIEGGDRYACR, from the coding sequence ATGACAAAGGATGTTGATCTGAAAGAAACGCGTTACCGTGCTCCGGCACTTGATCGTGGACTGGATATTCTGGAAGTGCTGGCAAAACAGTCGGGTGGTTTAACGCGTACTGAGCTTGTGTCTGAGCTTGGAGTCAGCGCATCGCAGATCTATCGCATGCTGGAGCGGCTGGTGGCGCGTGGTTACGTGAACCGGATAGAAGGCGGCGATCGCTATGCCTGTCGATAA
- a CDS encoding amidohydrolase, with translation MVIDAHCHFWRLERGDYHWLTQGTEALTPIPQNFLPEDYPNNEKVIAVQTAASVEETRFLLDLAARDLSSENAALTLRELASHTLLRGIRPMLQNIKDSLLPFSPSHTG, from the coding sequence GTGGTTATCGATGCACATTGTCATTTCTGGCGTCTTGAACGCGGTGACTATCACTGGTTAACCCAAGGAACTGAGGCACTGACACCCATCCCTCAGAACTTTTTACCCGAAGATTATCCAAATAATGAAAAAGTGATTGCGGTGCAGACTGCAGCAAGTGTCGAAGAAACGCGCTTCCTGCTTGATCTCGCAGCCCGTGATTTATCCAGTGAAAACGCTGCACTAACTTTACGTGAGCTGGCGAGTCATACTTTGCTGCGCGGTATCCGACCGATGTTGCAGAATATCAAAGATTCATTATTACCATTTAGTCCATCTCATACAGGATGA
- a CDS encoding IclR family transcriptional regulator C-terminal domain-containing protein — MAQPLMDEFSRDMRQPCHLVIPQHGFGVIIAQASAVSHWEFRARVGATMDLFETGSGLTLLACQHPSRVDEILGQWGVTDAQRRLRAVEPELNSVRQAGYRIEPSHQVVGSTDMSVPVCGPFGDAVAALTCAYMEPPKIPRNRNIDATLDRLIQLSHSLSSDIGDVN, encoded by the coding sequence ATGGCTCAACCTTTGATGGATGAGTTTTCCCGCGATATGCGGCAACCTTGTCACCTTGTGATTCCCCAGCATGGATTTGGTGTGATCATCGCGCAAGCCAGCGCTGTTTCTCATTGGGAGTTTCGGGCCAGAGTCGGGGCAACGATGGATTTATTTGAGACGGGCTCAGGGCTGACATTATTAGCCTGCCAGCATCCGTCGCGGGTGGATGAAATACTTGGCCAATGGGGGGTGACTGATGCCCAGCGACGTTTGCGTGCAGTTGAACCTGAGTTAAACAGCGTGCGGCAAGCGGGCTATCGGATTGAACCGTCTCATCAGGTTGTGGGGAGCACCGATATGAGTGTGCCAGTGTGTGGCCCATTTGGTGATGCAGTTGCAGCATTGACCTGCGCGTATATGGAGCCACCGAAAATACCGAGAAACCGGAACATTGACGCCACGCTGGACCGCCTCATTCAACTCAGCCATTCGCTTTCAAGCGACATTGGTGATGTGAATTGA
- a CDS encoding Zn-dependent hydrolase yields MISQERLWKDIETIATMTEEGSFARRCFTKEYRQARAWLQSEFDKLGMETTVDPAGNMIGRLKGHSDLPAIATGSHLDTVQNGGRFDGIAGVLAGLEVARSIVEQGIVTKRDFLVIDFTSEEPSDFGISCIGSRAMAGKLPKNALERQDRSGLSLDGAIRLIGGAPEQLDQCVLSDSDIAKFVELHIEQGPHLEDTNTDVGIVSSIVGIQRIEVVIEGTAAHSGTTPMNLRKDAFNSASYLFRFIHDTAISFATESEHYFVATIGQCSVFPNGANVVPNRCTFTCDIRSSNDAMIVKFINILKEVAQQIQEQHQTPVGIQILSSSPAEICDADIQRNLTQYAEELNLTHCTMASGAGHDAAYINKICPSSMIFIPSKDGRSHCPEEYSSRTQLFKGTLLLEKYIMREAC; encoded by the coding sequence ATGATTTCTCAAGAACGATTATGGAAAGACATTGAAACCATAGCAACGATGACAGAAGAAGGATCCTTTGCTCGCCGTTGTTTTACAAAGGAATACCGGCAGGCAAGAGCTTGGCTTCAGTCGGAGTTTGACAAACTGGGCATGGAAACCACGGTCGATCCGGCTGGGAATATGATCGGCCGCCTGAAAGGGCATAGCGATCTTCCTGCCATCGCCACAGGTTCTCACCTGGATACGGTGCAAAACGGGGGTCGGTTTGATGGTATCGCAGGCGTGCTTGCCGGACTAGAGGTCGCTCGGAGCATCGTAGAACAGGGAATCGTGACAAAGCGTGACTTCTTGGTCATTGACTTTACAAGTGAGGAGCCGAGTGACTTTGGAATTTCCTGCATTGGTTCTCGGGCAATGGCAGGCAAACTCCCCAAAAATGCGCTAGAGCGTCAGGATCGCAGTGGGTTGTCACTGGACGGTGCCATACGGCTCATCGGCGGAGCGCCTGAACAATTGGATCAGTGCGTATTGTCTGACAGCGATATAGCAAAATTCGTCGAATTACATATCGAACAAGGCCCGCATCTGGAAGACACCAACACCGATGTAGGCATCGTGAGCTCTATTGTTGGCATCCAGCGTATCGAAGTTGTGATTGAAGGGACCGCGGCACACTCTGGTACAACACCAATGAATCTAAGGAAAGATGCATTCAATTCTGCTTCATACCTCTTCCGTTTTATTCATGATACGGCCATCAGCTTTGCCACCGAAAGTGAACATTATTTTGTCGCAACGATCGGGCAATGCTCTGTCTTTCCAAACGGTGCGAATGTGGTTCCAAACCGATGTACGTTTACGTGTGACATTCGATCGAGCAATGACGCAATGATCGTAAAATTCATCAACATCTTAAAAGAGGTGGCTCAGCAAATCCAGGAACAACATCAAACACCAGTCGGCATACAAATCCTCTCTTCGTCGCCAGCGGAAATCTGTGATGCTGATATCCAACGCAATCTGACCCAATATGCAGAGGAGCTCAACCTGACCCATTGCACCATGGCAAGCGGCGCAGGCCATGATGCAGCCTACATCAACAAAATATGCCCGTCGTCCATGATATTCATTCCTTCAAAGGACGGTCGCAGCCACTGCCCTGAAGAGTACTCATCCAGAACTCAACTGTTTAAGGGCACTCTGCTGTTAGAAAAATACATCATGAGGGAAGCATGTTAA
- a CDS encoding transposase, with protein MKVPLTCPNFSSLSKRVKILDISIKIPARGEIRHFAIDATGKKLFGKGKMKKRGKEKRRFRRKFHLAIAHQVICAELSLSTVTDREIRPTMLNQTYRQIKSISDDGAYDTKRFNGRRHSPLFRPDLERHTWSAGYPRNVAVGNQRIHGSNEH; from the coding sequence ATGAAAGTACCGCTAACATGCCCGAACTTCAGCAGTCTCAGCAAACGCGTGAAAATACTCGATATCTCCATCAAAATACCTGCTCGAGGTGAAATTCGTCATTTTGCCATTGACGCAACTGGCAAGAAGCTTTTCGGTAAAGGGAAAATGAAAAAGCGTGGTAAGGAGAAACGCCGTTTCAGGCGAAAGTTCCATCTTGCTATTGCTCATCAAGTCATCTGCGCAGAACTCTCGTTATCAACCGTCACTGATCGCGAAATCAGGCCAACGATGCTCAACCAGACTTATCGTCAGATCAAATCGATATCAGATGACGGTGCGTATGATACCAAGCGATTCAACGGAAGAAGGCACAGCCCCTTATTCCGTCCAGATCTGGAACGGCATACTTGGAGCGCGGGTTATCCCAGAAATGTTGCGGTTGGAAACCAGCGGATTCACGGTAGCAATGAACACTGA
- a CDS encoding DNA-3-methyladenine glycosylase I codes for MSPLMEGTDGKLRCGWCSATEAYIDYHDHEWGYPVGDDQRLFEKICLEGFQSGLSWRTILAKRENFRQAFQQFDFYQVAKFTEKDVERLLQDEGIVRHRGKIEATINNARCAIEMVQKEGSLAAFFWRYEPDTSGVTPQTLSVSEESKAISKELKKRGWKFVGPTTVYAFMQAMGLVNDHAEDCAFREEAERIRQNFSRPS; via the coding sequence ATGAGTCCGTTAATGGAAGGGACCGATGGCAAGCTGCGTTGCGGATGGTGCAGTGCAACCGAAGCCTATATCGACTATCACGATCATGAATGGGGTTATCCGGTGGGTGACGACCAGCGGCTGTTTGAAAAAATTTGTCTGGAAGGGTTTCAGTCAGGCCTGAGCTGGCGAACCATTCTGGCCAAACGGGAGAATTTCAGACAAGCTTTTCAGCAGTTTGATTTCTATCAGGTCGCCAAATTTACAGAAAAAGATGTGGAAAGGTTACTTCAGGATGAAGGCATTGTCCGGCATCGGGGAAAAATTGAAGCCACCATCAATAATGCCCGGTGCGCCATCGAGATGGTGCAAAAAGAAGGCTCGCTGGCAGCATTTTTCTGGCGATACGAACCGGATACCTCCGGGGTGACCCCGCAGACCTTATCTGTGTCGGAAGAATCCAAAGCGATTTCAAAAGAACTCAAGAAACGGGGCTGGAAATTCGTAGGACCAACCACGGTCTACGCATTTATGCAGGCGATGGGACTGGTCAATGATCACGCAGAAGACTGCGCGTTTCGGGAAGAAGCTGAACGTATCCGGCAGAACTTTAGCCGGCCTTCCTGA
- a CDS encoding tripartite tricarboxylate transporter TctB family protein, with the protein MNEQRNELVIGIIFLILSLLVIFFIIPVWVETPAYLTNSAVGPSFWPYTITSVCCVISFSMILTNIKQISKLRININKGKSLKLIFIFTLFILYYELISILGFIISTIFLSLALIMMSNPGPASTTSVLKAFGVSALFTLLIYFIFTNIAQTQFPTGFLGV; encoded by the coding sequence ATGAACGAACAAAGAAATGAACTAGTCATTGGAATAATATTTTTAATATTATCTCTCCTTGTCATATTTTTTATTATTCCTGTGTGGGTCGAAACCCCAGCTTATTTAACCAATTCTGCTGTGGGGCCTAGCTTCTGGCCATATACGATCACATCAGTTTGTTGTGTTATTTCTTTCTCCATGATTTTAACCAACATAAAGCAGATATCCAAATTAAGGATAAACATCAATAAAGGTAAATCACTCAAGCTTATTTTTATATTTACCCTATTTATTCTCTATTATGAATTAATCTCTATTCTCGGATTTATCATATCGACAATCTTTCTTAGTTTAGCCTTGATCATGATGTCAAATCCAGGCCCAGCAAGCACGACCTCTGTTTTGAAGGCCTTTGGCGTGTCTGCTTTGTTTACTTTATTAATATATTTCATATTTACAAACATCGCTCAAACACAATTTCCAACCGGCTTCTTAGGAGTGTAA
- a CDS encoding tripartite tricarboxylate transporter permease → MLNEILSAAELVFTLENIIVMVAGIWFGVIVGSIPGMTGTMAVTLALPFTFYMPPITSILLLVALYKGSTYGASISAILIKTPGTASAACTVLDGYPLAQQGKANTALKAALYSSCIGDFISNIALIFLAIPLAAYALLIGPPEYFLIMVIALFIISGVSEGNLRKGILSACLGLILATVGQDIYGSYRFAFNENLQSKLNVVPVLIGLFAIPEVLKLIMNKGEGASPVMKVKKTTFSLRDLKSSSKAILKGSTIGVVLGAIPGIGPASAAFFSYSEAKRSSKNPEEFGHGSIEGIAASESANNGCCGATMIPLLALGIPGDVITGVMLGAFMIHGINPGPLLFETNINLIYSLFIGILLSSFILFFAGSITARMFSHIVKLPKHYLFPCVLVLCLFGIYSVTNNTFDIAVLLVMGGLGYFMMSAKIPTAPFLIAFIIGPMLEENLRRSLSISRGELGIFTESGISKGLVFVIVCFVLISIIKLIKHRSQKQKVTL, encoded by the coding sequence ATGTTGAATGAAATACTCTCTGCAGCAGAACTCGTTTTTACGCTCGAAAATATCATCGTCATGGTTGCTGGTATATGGTTTGGTGTGATCGTTGGTTCCATTCCCGGAATGACGGGAACCATGGCGGTCACGCTCGCGCTTCCTTTTACCTTTTATATGCCTCCTATCACGAGCATCTTATTGTTGGTTGCTCTGTACAAAGGCAGTACATATGGCGCATCAATTTCGGCGATATTAATTAAAACCCCAGGTACCGCCTCTGCCGCCTGTACTGTACTCGATGGTTACCCACTCGCCCAGCAAGGGAAAGCGAATACGGCCCTGAAAGCTGCGCTGTATTCTTCATGCATAGGAGACTTCATCTCTAACATCGCTCTGATTTTCCTTGCGATTCCCCTTGCCGCTTATGCGCTTCTGATTGGGCCGCCAGAATATTTCCTGATCATGGTCATTGCTCTGTTTATTATATCGGGAGTGTCCGAGGGCAACCTTAGGAAGGGGATCCTTTCCGCCTGCCTGGGCCTGATACTGGCTACCGTAGGTCAGGATATCTATGGCAGCTATCGCTTTGCATTTAACGAGAACCTGCAAAGTAAATTGAATGTCGTTCCCGTCCTTATTGGCTTGTTTGCCATCCCGGAAGTATTGAAACTCATCATGAACAAAGGCGAAGGCGCTTCTCCTGTCATGAAAGTGAAAAAAACCACCTTCTCATTACGTGATCTTAAAAGTTCGTCCAAAGCGATTCTCAAAGGAAGCACAATCGGCGTAGTTCTTGGCGCTATCCCAGGTATCGGACCAGCTTCGGCCGCATTCTTCTCCTACAGCGAAGCCAAACGAAGCTCCAAAAACCCTGAAGAATTCGGCCATGGCTCCATCGAGGGTATCGCTGCTTCAGAGTCAGCAAACAACGGCTGCTGCGGCGCAACAATGATCCCTCTATTGGCTCTCGGAATTCCCGGCGATGTGATTACCGGCGTCATGTTGGGAGCCTTTATGATCCACGGGATCAACCCAGGCCCTCTCCTTTTCGAAACAAATATTAACCTTATTTATTCGCTGTTCATCGGTATCCTTCTCAGCTCGTTCATTCTGTTCTTTGCTGGCTCGATCACCGCAAGGATGTTTTCACATATCGTCAAACTTCCCAAGCACTACTTATTCCCCTGTGTATTGGTCCTGTGCCTGTTCGGGATCTACTCAGTCACGAATAACACTTTTGATATCGCAGTACTGCTCGTTATGGGCGGACTCGGTTACTTCATGATGAGTGCAAAGATCCCCACCGCTCCGTTTTTGATCGCTTTCATTATCGGGCCAATGCTCGAAGAGAACCTTCGACGTTCTCTCTCTATCTCCAGAGGTGAACTAGGCATCTTTACAGAATCAGGCATTAGCAAGGGCTTAGTTTTTGTGATTGTCTGCTTTGTTCTCATTTCCATCATCAAACTCATCAAACATCGATCTCAAAAACAAAAGGTAACACTATGA
- a CDS encoding tripartite tricarboxylate transporter substrate binding protein, with protein MKKGIFYSSIICALYSTGAVASEYPDKAITLVAPYSAGGASDIAARSLALVAQKYTDDTPIVVINKTGNGGMVGASYVSKSKPDGYTLLLSRVGMSLYPAVNKQSPTDWDDYSFLSIVESTPMILAVNAKSGIQTIEQLIEKIKAEPGRLTYAASGPLAIDGFTVQALLDDNGIQAQSGATLIPYTGGGAMASALLGGHIDFLAIAGSSLIPHIESGKLTPLLVYATDRLSSMPDVPTAKEMGYIQAGQITGWSGLYGPKNLPQDVVEKWQSILTQVEKDSEWKELVSKRSAISLINQVDAEAFAGDQYKLFVELSKKFGY; from the coding sequence ATGAAAAAGGGTATTTTCTATTCGTCAATCATCTGTGCACTTTATTCCACCGGTGCCGTTGCATCTGAATATCCAGATAAAGCTATCACACTGGTTGCGCCATATAGCGCAGGTGGCGCTTCTGATATTGCAGCACGCTCCCTTGCTCTTGTGGCTCAAAAGTACACTGATGACACTCCCATCGTCGTCATCAACAAGACAGGTAACGGGGGCATGGTTGGTGCCAGCTATGTTTCCAAATCCAAACCAGACGGCTATACGTTGCTCCTGTCACGCGTGGGTATGTCTCTCTACCCTGCTGTAAATAAACAGTCTCCAACAGACTGGGATGACTACAGTTTCCTGAGTATCGTGGAATCGACACCGATGATTTTAGCCGTTAATGCTAAATCCGGTATCCAGACGATTGAACAGTTAATCGAGAAAATCAAGGCCGAGCCGGGAAGGCTAACCTATGCTGCATCAGGCCCGCTTGCGATTGATGGCTTCACAGTTCAGGCCCTGCTTGACGATAACGGCATTCAAGCTCAGTCAGGGGCCACCCTTATCCCTTACACCGGGGGCGGCGCAATGGCCTCTGCTCTCCTGGGCGGACATATTGACTTCTTGGCAATTGCGGGGAGCTCGTTAATCCCGCACATCGAGTCAGGCAAACTCACCCCGCTGCTGGTTTATGCAACCGACCGTCTGAGCAGCATGCCTGATGTACCGACAGCGAAAGAGATGGGCTATATACAGGCGGGGCAGATCACTGGGTGGAGTGGCCTTTATGGTCCGAAAAACCTCCCACAGGATGTCGTAGAAAAATGGCAAAGCATACTGACTCAAGTTGAGAAAGATAGCGAGTGGAAAGAACTTGTTTCTAAACGTAGTGCTATCTCGCTCATCAACCAGGTTGATGCCGAAGCGTTTGCTGGCGATCAGTACAAACTATTTGTCGAGCTTTCAAAAAAATTCGGCTATTAA
- a CDS encoding RbsD/FucU domain-containing protein, whose amino-acid sequence MERFDFYNRTKKAFAIIQCTEFRPYGNFILRKGVINE is encoded by the coding sequence CTGGAACGGTTTGATTTTTACAACCGAACAAAGAAAGCTTTTGCGATCATCCAGTGCACTGAATTCAGGCCTTATGGGAACTTTATTCTGCGCAAAGGCGTGATCAATGAATAA
- a CDS encoding SDR family oxidoreductase, translated as MRLQGKKILITAAGQGMGRASAISCAAQGAQVIATDLDADSLQGLSQFGITTTTLDVTDKHAIEAIAAFTGPLDGLFNCAGIVHHGTLLGLSDQDWTTSIDVNITSMVRMTRAVLPGMLERAKVTGSTSILNMSSMASSIKGFPNRAAYGATKAAVIGLTKAIAADFVQHGVRCNALCPGTVDTPSLRGRIATADDPEQAEKDFIARQPMGRLATVEDVTPLVTYLLSDESRFVTGQALSVDGGVTI; from the coding sequence ATGCGACTCCAGGGTAAAAAAATCCTCATTACAGCGGCGGGACAAGGCATGGGCCGCGCAAGTGCCATTTCATGCGCAGCACAGGGTGCTCAGGTGATCGCAACGGATCTGGATGCAGATTCATTACAGGGGTTAAGCCAGTTTGGAATTACCACAACAACGCTGGATGTGACCGATAAACATGCCATTGAAGCCATTGCTGCCTTCACTGGCCCGCTGGATGGACTCTTTAATTGTGCGGGAATCGTGCATCACGGCACGCTGCTCGGTCTTTCTGATCAAGACTGGACAACCAGCATTGATGTCAACATCACCTCCATGGTCCGAATGACCCGCGCCGTGCTGCCCGGTATGCTGGAGCGCGCAAAAGTCACAGGATCCACCTCCATTTTAAATATGTCTTCCATGGCTTCATCCATCAAAGGCTTCCCTAATCGTGCCGCATATGGTGCGACCAAAGCTGCCGTCATCGGATTAACCAAAGCGATTGCCGCAGATTTTGTTCAACATGGCGTGCGTTGTAATGCCCTGTGTCCCGGAACCGTAGACACCCCCTCTTTGCGCGGACGTATTGCCACCGCCGATGATCCAGAACAAGCAGAAAAAGACTTCATTGCACGCCAGCCGATGGGACGTCTGGCCACCGTGGAAGACGTCACCCCTCTGGTCACCTACCTGCTCTCGGATGAAAGCCGCTTTGTCACAGGACAAGCTCTTTCCGTAGATGGTGGCGTCACAATCTAA